In the genome of Deinococcus psychrotolerans, one region contains:
- a CDS encoding ABC transporter permease: MLNFVIRRVLALPLIMLAVTFLIVLVMQLIPPEQRAVAFTTNLQQLDRVQEIIKTNHLDGSVFEQYGLWLGQALSGNLGFSRTSGQPVTATLLSRFPATLELTLFTLVPLVWVGIWLGGQAAVHRNRLPDAVIRIIAVLGYSIPSFVLGVWLLVIFYGALDWLPGTGNLSNDSAILVMTGSVRHITGLVTLDALLSGRLDVFWDGLRHLILPAFTLLVVGIPALIKGTRASMIEALHSDYIRTARAKGITERDVIRKHARRNAMLPVATLISLSVSGLLQGAVLAETLYGYPGVGAWAAQAAAAGDLPGVLGFALMAATIVAVINLLTDLAYTVIDPRVRYA, translated from the coding sequence ATGCTGAACTTCGTCATCCGCCGCGTGCTGGCGCTGCCGCTGATCATGCTGGCGGTGACGTTTCTGATTGTGCTGGTGATGCAGCTCATCCCGCCGGAGCAGCGGGCGGTGGCCTTTACCACCAACTTACAGCAACTGGATCGCGTGCAGGAGATCATCAAGACCAATCACCTCGACGGCAGCGTCTTTGAGCAGTACGGGTTGTGGCTGGGTCAGGCGCTCAGCGGCAATCTGGGCTTCTCGCGCACCAGTGGGCAGCCGGTGACCGCCACGCTGCTCTCACGCTTTCCCGCCACGCTGGAGCTGACCCTCTTTACGCTCGTGCCGCTGGTGTGGGTAGGCATCTGGTTGGGCGGGCAGGCCGCCGTTCACCGCAACCGCCTGCCCGACGCCGTGATCCGGATCATCGCCGTGCTGGGCTACAGCATTCCCAGTTTCGTGCTGGGCGTCTGGTTGCTGGTGATCTTTTACGGCGCACTCGATTGGCTGCCCGGCACCGGCAATCTCAGCAACGACAGCGCCATCTTGGTGATGACCGGCAGCGTCCGGCATATTACCGGCTTGGTCACTCTAGACGCGCTGCTCAGCGGGCGGCTGGACGTGTTCTGGGACGGCCTGAGGCACCTGATTTTGCCGGCCTTTACCTTGCTGGTGGTCGGTATTCCGGCGCTGATCAAAGGCACCCGCGCCAGCATGATCGAGGCGCTGCACAGCGATTACATCCGCACCGCCCGCGCCAAGGGCATTACCGAGCGGGACGTGATTCGCAAGCACGCCCGCCGAAATGCCATGTTGCCGGTCGCCACCCTCATCAGCCTGAGCGTCTCGGGCCTGCTGCAAGGCGCGGTGCTGGCCGAAACGCTCTACGGCTATCCCGGTGTGGGCGCGTGGGCCGCTCAAGCGGCGGCGGCAGGCGACCTGCCCGGTGTGCTGGGCTTCGCCCTGATGGCCGCCACCATCGTGGCCGTCATCAATTTGCTGACCGATCTGGCCTACACCGTCATTGACCCCCGCGTGAGGTATGCGTGA
- a CDS encoding LacI family DNA-binding transcriptional regulator: protein MPKTEPSPRPAPQKAALPSEKAQSKKGQSQKVQGEKMRGAGIREVAKQAGVSIATVSRALSDEGVVSPQTRQRVVEWAAALDYKPSPLGRNLVRGRSDLIGLIVPNVAFPLYGEMIRAIGDVLGRHGMSILLASSHDDEAAERGAAQHLLKHALDGGIVINSRLGPLLPLQRHSGWVHVAPEVSGLPHRVELDNEAGGALAAHELLASQRRRLAYVGAEGRESAERERGFARVVAGAGLTYRRFGGDYSEVSGLRAGEALLDGAVGGGSGWTSSAEGVPGDMFPDGIFAAGDLMAAGVLRSLHRRGLRVPQQVAVIGFDDAVIASLLYPRLTSIRQPAYPMGVAAANLALRLLEGQSSGPLTFLPELVRRESTGPPE, encoded by the coding sequence ATGCCGAAAACCGAGCCGAGCCCGCGCCCAGCGCCGCAAAAAGCGGCCTTGCCCAGTGAGAAAGCGCAAAGTAAAAAGGGACAAAGTCAGAAGGTGCAAGGCGAAAAGATGCGCGGCGCGGGGATCCGCGAAGTGGCCAAGCAAGCCGGCGTCTCTATCGCCACCGTGTCCCGCGCCCTCAGTGACGAAGGCGTGGTCAGTCCCCAGACCCGCCAGCGCGTGGTGGAGTGGGCCGCCGCTTTGGATTACAAACCGAGTCCGCTGGGCCGCAACCTCGTGCGTGGGCGCAGTGATTTGATCGGCCTGATCGTGCCGAACGTGGCTTTTCCGCTTTACGGCGAAATGATTCGGGCCATCGGAGACGTGCTGGGGCGTCACGGCATGAGCATTTTGCTGGCCTCCAGCCACGACGACGAAGCTGCCGAACGCGGCGCGGCCCAGCACCTGCTCAAGCACGCGCTCGACGGCGGGATCGTCATCAATTCGCGCTTGGGCCCACTGCTTCCGTTGCAGCGTCACTCGGGCTGGGTTCACGTCGCGCCCGAGGTCAGCGGTTTGCCGCACCGGGTCGAACTCGACAACGAAGCGGGCGGAGCGCTGGCCGCCCACGAACTGCTGGCCTCACAGCGCCGCCGCCTCGCCTACGTGGGCGCGGAGGGCCGCGAGAGTGCCGAGCGTGAGCGCGGCTTTGCGCGGGTGGTCGCCGGAGCCGGACTGACCTACCGCCGCTTCGGGGGCGATTATTCCGAAGTTTCGGGCTTGCGGGCGGGCGAGGCGCTGCTGGACGGTGCGGTAGGGGGAGGCTCAGGATGGACAAGCTCAGCCGAGGGCGTCCCCGGCGACATGTTCCCCGATGGCATTTTTGCAGCGGGCGATCTGATGGCCGCTGGGGTGCTGCGCTCACTGCACCGGCGCGGCCTGAGGGTGCCTCAGCAAGTGGCCGTCATCGGCTTTGACGACGCGGTGATCGCCTCACTGCTCTATCCGCGCCTGACCAGCATTCGCCAGCCCGCTTACCCGATGGGCGTGGCAGCGGCCAATCTGGCGCTGCGCTTGCTGGAGGGGCAGAGCAGTGGGCCACTGACCTTTCTGCCGGAACTGGTGCGGCGTGAATCTACTGGGCCGCCCGAATAA
- a CDS encoding glycoside hydrolase — translation MAQVKIAYIGGGSTRAPGTVASFIRQAANFSGSEIVLQDLNEEQLDLVCRLSRKMAAAQGADLKISATTDRRAALDGCDGVLSSYRPGGFEARAQDERIPLHHGAIGQETQGAGGFFMALRAIHIARGLVEDMQAICPDATLFNYTNPVNIVAQAVADHSAIKVVSLCEGPIVFPQEIAELAGLDPAKVRAVMLGLNHACWSAEAEYDSQPMLPILAQKLEEGIADDWARRWISLAVQMDSLPASYMKYYYFEREMLRELLDKPTTRAEDILRDVPSYWQHYRQQLDAKNPALEPELSRGGIFELEVAVDVMDALFNDKNEIWPTNVVNAGAIQDFPDSRVVEVPCLVNRQGVRPLGGYRVPPPVRGLLSALGEYQQLAADAAWSGSRKEAIAALTSNPLVRTLPLAQTLYDELARAHRQFLPERLW, via the coding sequence ATGGCTCAAGTCAAAATCGCTTATATCGGCGGCGGCAGCACCCGCGCCCCCGGCACCGTCGCTTCATTTATTCGGCAGGCCGCTAACTTCTCTGGCTCGGAAATAGTGCTGCAAGACCTCAACGAGGAGCAGCTGGACTTGGTGTGCCGGTTGTCGCGCAAGATGGCGGCGGCGCAGGGCGCAGACCTCAAAATCAGCGCGACCACCGACAGACGGGCGGCCCTAGACGGCTGCGACGGGGTGCTGTCGAGTTATCGGCCCGGCGGCTTCGAGGCCCGTGCCCAAGACGAGCGCATTCCGCTGCATCACGGGGCGATTGGGCAGGAAACACAGGGAGCGGGCGGCTTTTTTATGGCGCTGCGGGCCATTCACATCGCCCGGGGCTTGGTGGAAGACATGCAGGCCATCTGCCCCGACGCCACCCTGTTCAATTACACCAATCCGGTCAATATCGTGGCTCAAGCGGTGGCGGATCACTCGGCCATCAAGGTGGTGTCGCTGTGCGAAGGCCCGATTGTTTTTCCGCAGGAGATCGCCGAACTCGCCGGACTCGACCCCGCCAAGGTGCGGGCGGTGATGCTGGGCCTCAACCACGCTTGCTGGAGCGCGGAAGCAGAATATGACAGCCAGCCGATGCTGCCGATTTTGGCGCAGAAGTTGGAAGAAGGCATTGCCGACGACTGGGCGCGGCGCTGGATCAGCTTGGCGGTGCAGATGGACAGCCTGCCCGCTTCGTACATGAAGTATTACTACTTTGAGCGCGAGATGCTGCGGGAGCTCTTGGACAAGCCGACCACCCGCGCCGAGGACATCCTTAGAGACGTGCCGAGCTACTGGCAGCACTACCGCCAGCAACTGGACGCCAAGAACCCGGCGCTCGAACCCGAGCTCTCACGCGGCGGCATTTTTGAACTCGAAGTCGCTGTAGACGTGATGGACGCCCTCTTCAACGACAAAAACGAAATCTGGCCGACCAATGTGGTGAACGCGGGGGCGATTCAGGATTTCCCCGATTCGCGGGTAGTGGAAGTGCCGTGCTTGGTCAACCGGCAAGGCGTAAGGCCTCTTGGCGGCTACCGGGTGCCGCCGCCGGTTCGCGGGTTGCTCAGCGCTCTGGGCGAATACCAGCAGCTCGCCGCCGACGCCGCGTGGAGTGGCAGCCGCAAAGAAGCTATAGCAGCGCTGACGAGCAATCCATTGGTGCGAACTTTGCCGCTGGCCCAGACGCTGTATGACGAACTCGCCCGCGCCCACCGCCAGTTCTTGCCGGAGCGGCTGTGGTGA
- a CDS encoding ABC transporter substrate-binding protein has translation MNRSLIALTIALAASLALATPTDTLVYQIASATASVEPAQAVATWDVLPVMQMYEGLYLNNFGKYEPLLATKFTQSKDGKTTTFTLRKNVKFHDGSAMTCSDAEYSLRRTLLVGNETSLAAQIRANLLGLSGFTPEVKKTYTFAKLSGMVKCDAAGQLVLTLDRNVPSLLDSITQMYIVPMKALVAGGDWSGTAKDFEAFLGKDVSNSALAQKPDGTGAYQFVARDPSRFVMKGFEGYWGGAAPLKNVILQKVDSDTARVLALQKGDADIAIVPDRDTLAKLKGVAGVKVYENLPTHDLTGVVLFNQNIKDDKLLPAGQLAENNIPVNFFSDVHVRRAFAALFDTKTYLRDALKGYALARHTTLPTNNWAEVNTLNPPAYNLKVAEAELKQAFGGKLWTTGFTVPLETYAGLGAAEVIAGIFKQNIEALNPKFHANISTLELSAANARLLGGKSPFGALTWGGADPDTNLRGLYSSGGILASATNINDPKMEKMLDQARDTVGQAARKPLYKALLTYLNQQTYAFPLPQPSVFAATVSSLKGYENFNKTSLLKVLSK, from the coding sequence ATGAACCGTTCCCTGATCGCTCTTACCATCGCCCTCGCCGCCTCGCTCGCCCTCGCCACCCCCACCGACACGCTGGTCTACCAGATCGCCTCGGCCACCGCCAGCGTGGAACCTGCCCAAGCGGTCGCCACGTGGGACGTGCTGCCGGTCATGCAGATGTACGAGGGGCTGTATCTCAACAACTTCGGCAAGTACGAGCCGCTGCTGGCCACCAAGTTTACCCAGAGTAAAGACGGCAAAACGACCACCTTTACCCTTCGCAAAAATGTCAAGTTCCATGACGGCTCAGCGATGACCTGCTCGGATGCCGAATACTCTCTGCGCCGCACGCTGCTGGTCGGCAACGAAACCTCGCTGGCCGCCCAGATTCGCGCCAACCTGCTGGGCCTCTCCGGCTTCACGCCCGAAGTCAAGAAGACTTACACCTTCGCCAAGCTGTCGGGTATGGTCAAGTGCGACGCGGCCGGTCAACTGGTGCTGACGCTCGACCGCAACGTGCCGAGCTTGCTCGATTCGATTACCCAGATGTACATCGTGCCGATGAAAGCGCTGGTGGCGGGCGGCGACTGGAGCGGCACGGCCAAGGATTTCGAGGCTTTTCTCGGCAAGGACGTTTCGAACTCGGCGCTGGCCCAGAAGCCCGACGGCACCGGCGCGTATCAGTTCGTGGCCCGCGATCCCAGCCGCTTTGTGATGAAAGGCTTTGAAGGGTACTGGGGCGGCGCAGCGCCGCTCAAAAACGTGATCTTGCAGAAAGTGGACAGCGACACCGCCCGCGTGCTGGCGCTGCAAAAAGGCGACGCCGACATCGCCATCGTCCCTGACCGCGATACGCTGGCCAAGCTCAAGGGCGTGGCGGGCGTCAAAGTGTATGAAAACCTGCCCACCCATGATTTGACTGGTGTGGTGCTGTTTAACCAGAACATCAAAGACGACAAGTTGCTGCCCGCCGGACAACTGGCCGAGAACAACATCCCAGTCAACTTCTTCAGTGACGTTCATGTCCGCAGGGCCTTTGCGGCGCTGTTCGACACCAAAACCTATCTCCGCGACGCCCTCAAAGGCTACGCTCTGGCGCGTCACACCACCCTGCCCACCAACAACTGGGCCGAAGTCAATACGCTCAATCCCCCTGCTTACAACCTCAAGGTGGCTGAGGCCGAACTCAAGCAGGCCTTCGGCGGCAAGCTGTGGACGACGGGCTTTACCGTTCCTCTGGAAACCTACGCGGGCCTCGGCGCAGCGGAAGTGATCGCGGGCATCTTCAAGCAAAATATCGAGGCCCTCAACCCCAAGTTCCACGCCAATATCAGCACCCTGGAACTCAGCGCGGCCAACGCCAGACTGCTCGGCGGCAAGTCGCCTTTCGGTGCGCTGACCTGGGGCGGAGCCGATCCCGACACCAACTTGCGCGGCCTGTACAGCTCCGGCGGCATTCTCGCTTCGGCCACCAATATCAATGATCCCAAAATGGAAAAAATGCTGGATCAGGCCCGCGATACGGTGGGTCAGGCTGCCCGCAAACCGCTTTACAAGGCGTTGCTGACGTACCTCAATCAGCAGACCTACGCCTTCCCGCTGCCGCAGCCGTCGGTCTTTGCGGCCACTGTCTCGTCACTCAAGGGTTACGAGAACTTCAACAAAACCAGTCTGCTCAAGGTGTTGAGCAAGTAA
- a CDS encoding ABC transporter permease — MSPRPSQPIKKPASRSVLARTFRRNLPARIGAALICLYLLVALLAPVLAPPQGNCRRALNLTETQVIPGPAAYLRELLAPPDACLQMPRQGFAAQPKPPAEGVPLGSVNGYDIRYGLVWGTRTAFFLGLSVVAITVTVGGLIGLAAGFFGGWLDNVLMRLTDVTFAFPGLILVLVLVAALGPGLQNIIIALSLVSWAGPARILRSEVLRLRELDYVAAARGLGSKQMRIALRHVLPNALGPVFSIVVLDMGSLPIVAGALSFLGLGTPLGFADWGQLIALAQKWIQGPPGEPFAYWYVTLFPGLCIAIYSLGWNLLGDALGEQLDPRNR; from the coding sequence GTGAGCCCCCGTCCATCCCAACCGATCAAAAAGCCCGCCTCGCGCTCGGTGCTGGCCCGCACCTTCCGGCGCAATCTGCCCGCCCGCATCGGGGCCGCACTGATCTGTTTGTATCTGCTGGTGGCGCTGCTGGCTCCGGTGCTGGCCCCGCCGCAGGGCAACTGCCGCCGGGCGCTGAACCTCACCGAGACACAGGTGATTCCCGGCCCTGCCGCTTACCTGCGCGAGCTGTTGGCCCCGCCCGACGCGTGCCTCCAGATGCCGCGTCAGGGCTTCGCGGCCCAGCCCAAACCGCCCGCCGAGGGTGTGCCGCTGGGCAGCGTCAACGGCTACGACATCCGCTACGGACTGGTCTGGGGCACCCGCACCGCCTTTTTTCTGGGCCTCTCGGTGGTCGCCATTACCGTAACGGTGGGGGGGCTGATCGGGCTGGCAGCGGGCTTTTTTGGAGGCTGGCTGGACAACGTACTGATGCGACTGACCGACGTCACCTTCGCCTTTCCCGGCTTGATTTTGGTGCTGGTGTTGGTGGCCGCGCTGGGGCCGGGCCTGCAAAACATCATCATCGCGCTGAGCCTGGTGTCGTGGGCAGGCCCGGCCCGCATCCTGCGCTCGGAAGTGCTGCGGCTGCGTGAGCTGGACTACGTGGCGGCGGCGCGTGGCCTCGGCAGCAAGCAGATGCGGATTGCCCTGCGCCACGTGCTGCCCAACGCGCTGGGGCCGGTCTTCAGCATCGTGGTGCTGGACATGGGCAGCTTACCTATCGTGGCGGGGGCGCTGTCCTTTCTGGGCCTCGGGACGCCGCTGGGCTTTGCCGACTGGGGCCAACTGATCGCCCTGGCCCAGAAGTGGATTCAGGGGCCGCCGGGTGAGCCGTTTGCCTACTGGTACGTCACGCTCTTTCCGGGACTGTGCATCGCCATCTACAGCCTCGGCTGGAACCTGCTGGGCGACGCGCTCGGCGAGCAACTCGATCCGCGCAACCGCTGA
- the menC gene encoding o-succinylbenzoate synthase produces the protein MRLDRAELRLVSLPLLKPFRTSFGVMNGKTFVLLRLFGEGLEGVSEGVMDVRPDYREETISGALALLQESILPSVLGQDFVNPEQLMRHLSGIRGNRMALASLEMAFWDLWAKNLGLPLSTVLGGVRNEVAVGVSLGIQPSIEATVDSAVRHAEQGYKRIKLKIQPGWDVKMVRAVKAALGDLPVTVDANAAYSLGQINTLRELDTLGLDYIEQPLAWDDMRDHAKLQALMQTPLCLDECITSAQDTRKALEMAACRLINIKVGRVGGHLEARRIHDVAAAFSAPVWCGGMLESGIGRAHNIHLATLENFTKPGDTSSSSRYWARDIVHEPLETSGGMMPVPGGAGIGVTLDLPFLDTLTQMKVDVKPQRTSAAPAAP, from the coding sequence GTGCGTCTTGACCGCGCTGAGCTCCGCCTCGTTTCGCTGCCGCTCTTAAAGCCCTTTCGCACTTCGTTTGGAGTGATGAACGGCAAGACGTTTGTGCTGCTGCGCCTCTTCGGTGAAGGTCTGGAAGGCGTATCTGAAGGTGTCATGGACGTGCGGCCCGATTACCGCGAGGAAACCATCAGCGGCGCACTGGCCCTGCTGCAAGAAAGCATTTTGCCGAGCGTGCTGGGCCAGGACTTCGTCAACCCCGAACAGCTGATGCGCCACTTATCGGGAATCCGCGGCAACCGGATGGCGCTGGCCTCCCTCGAAATGGCCTTCTGGGATTTGTGGGCCAAGAATTTGGGTCTGCCGCTCTCTACCGTGCTGGGTGGCGTCAGAAACGAGGTGGCGGTGGGCGTGTCGCTGGGCATCCAGCCGAGCATCGAGGCCACCGTGGACTCTGCCGTGCGGCACGCCGAGCAGGGCTACAAGCGTATCAAACTCAAGATTCAGCCGGGCTGGGATGTGAAAATGGTGCGGGCGGTCAAGGCAGCGCTGGGCGACTTGCCGGTCACGGTGGACGCCAACGCCGCGTACTCGCTGGGGCAGATCAACACCCTGCGCGAACTCGATACACTGGGCCTCGATTACATCGAGCAGCCACTGGCCTGGGACGACATGCGCGACCACGCCAAGTTGCAAGCCCTGATGCAGACGCCGCTGTGCTTAGACGAGTGCATCACCTCGGCACAGGACACCCGCAAGGCGCTGGAAATGGCTGCTTGCCGCCTGATCAACATCAAAGTCGGACGGGTCGGCGGTCACTTGGAAGCGCGGCGGATTCACGATGTGGCCGCTGCGTTCAGCGCTCCGGTGTGGTGCGGCGGGATGTTGGAAAGCGGAATCGGCAGAGCGCACAACATCCACCTCGCCACGCTGGAAAACTTCACCAAGCCCGGCGACACCAGCAGTTCCTCGCGGTACTGGGCCCGCGACATTGTTCATGAACCGCTGGAAACGTCGGGCGGCATGATGCCCGTTCCGGGGGGCGCAGGCATCGGCGTCACGCTGGACTTGCCGTTTTTAGACACGCTGACACAGATGAAGGTGGACGTGAAGCCGCAGCGCACTTCCGCCGCGCCAGCCGCACCTTGA
- a CDS encoding GNAT family N-acetyltransferase yields the protein MNTPASLSIRELNGLGELALTPSLARAVWGEGDHPEDPGLLLAVQHIGGLVAGAVDGDGQLWAYLIGLPTKDAGIQHSHRLGVHPSARKQHLGEKLKRFQREWCLERGINQVRWTFDPLLLINAHLNIHRLGAVVRTFLPNYYGEMGGINAGAPSDRFEAEWVLGSTRAEAHLAGQPSETWPQQAFHPLEAELPATLPEQIAVRIPKDFYRLLREDQARALDWRLKTGPLFTRLFAEGYTLTDVSLSREHYLFERGAEC from the coding sequence TTGAACACGCCCGCCTCCCTAAGTATTCGGGAGCTGAATGGGCTGGGCGAACTCGCCCTCACGCCGTCCCTGGCACGGGCTGTCTGGGGTGAGGGCGACCATCCGGAAGACCCCGGCTTGCTGTTGGCGGTGCAGCATATCGGCGGTCTGGTGGCGGGCGCGGTAGACGGAGACGGGCAACTCTGGGCGTATCTGATCGGTTTGCCCACCAAAGACGCTGGTATCCAGCACTCGCACCGCCTTGGCGTGCATCCGAGCGCCCGCAAGCAGCATCTGGGTGAGAAGCTCAAGCGCTTTCAGCGCGAGTGGTGTTTGGAACGCGGCATCAATCAGGTGCGCTGGACATTTGACCCATTGCTCCTCATCAACGCCCACCTCAATATTCACCGGCTGGGCGCGGTGGTTCGCACCTTCTTGCCCAATTACTACGGTGAGATGGGCGGCATCAACGCGGGAGCGCCCTCTGACCGTTTTGAAGCCGAGTGGGTACTGGGCAGCACGCGGGCAGAGGCGCATCTGGCCGGACAGCCGAGTGAAACTTGGCCGCAGCAGGCCTTTCATCCCCTCGAAGCCGAGTTGCCCGCCACCCTGCCCGAGCAGATCGCCGTCCGCATTCCGAAAGACTTTTACCGCTTGCTGCGCGAAGATCAGGCGCGAGCACTGGACTGGCGACTCAAGACCGGCCCGCTGTTCACCCGACTCTTTGCGGAAGGGTACACCCTGACAGACGTGAGTCTGAGCCGCGAACATTATTTGTTTGAACGCGGAGCCGAATGCTGA
- a CDS encoding ABC transporter substrate-binding protein, with product MKSAKTFAKFALVLTAALSSAAYAQNPKSTFTVVRSDQWGAQNFNPFLPGSQHLLPTNSAIYESLFFVNTINGKVTPVLGTKYAWSKDNKTLTVTTRPNVKWTDNQAFDSNDVVFTFNYMKKYPVLDLTGIWKNGLTSVKSPNPNTVVFAFDKANTPNFQFIAHTLIVPQHLWASVTDPGTYTNAKPIGTGPFVFDTYSQQALRVLKNPNYWLKGQPYVDAVVWLSTSSNDAALFKLIKGDADYGYVGISDPIAYAKQNKNTDYWWPTNNGNFLYFNTTKAPFSDAGFRRAVSSAINTKEVAQKAYAGAVPAAAPSAIIPAQQDKWLSASTKSMGGKYDPAAADAALTAAGYKKNAQGVRLGKDGKPLPNYRILVGAGWTDFITMAQVIGDNLKQLGINTQIDQQAWAGYSGSMQSATYDMGISWGWGNGPTPYYLFYQSFAPELSAAAGKTAPSNLSRYTNPDVTKALQTFRSTSDLATQKKAVAVMVSAVLKDVPWVPLTDRTQFNLYNTSRFTGFPTAANPYNDASPDDSIGARLMYLNVKPK from the coding sequence ATGAAAAGCGCCAAAACTTTCGCCAAGTTTGCCCTCGTCCTCACGGCTGCCCTCAGCAGCGCCGCTTACGCCCAAAACCCCAAAAGCACTTTCACGGTGGTCAGAAGCGATCAGTGGGGCGCTCAGAATTTCAATCCCTTCTTACCGGGCAGCCAGCACCTCTTGCCGACCAACTCGGCCATTTACGAAAGCCTGTTTTTCGTGAACACCATCAACGGCAAAGTGACGCCGGTATTGGGCACCAAGTATGCTTGGAGCAAAGACAACAAAACCCTGACGGTGACGACGCGTCCCAATGTCAAGTGGACGGACAATCAAGCTTTTGACTCGAATGACGTGGTTTTTACCTTCAACTACATGAAAAAGTATCCGGTATTGGACTTGACTGGAATTTGGAAAAACGGCCTGACCAGCGTCAAATCCCCCAATCCTAACACGGTGGTCTTTGCCTTTGACAAAGCCAACACCCCCAACTTTCAATTTATTGCCCACACTTTGATTGTTCCTCAACACCTGTGGGCCAGCGTCACAGACCCCGGAACGTACACCAACGCCAAACCCATCGGCACCGGGCCATTTGTATTCGACACCTACAGCCAGCAGGCGCTGCGGGTTCTCAAAAATCCCAATTACTGGCTCAAGGGCCAGCCTTATGTGGACGCGGTGGTGTGGCTCTCGACCAGCAGCAACGACGCGGCGCTGTTCAAGCTGATTAAAGGTGACGCCGATTACGGTTATGTGGGCATCTCCGACCCCATCGCCTACGCCAAACAGAACAAGAACACCGACTACTGGTGGCCCACCAACAACGGCAATTTCTTGTACTTCAACACCACCAAAGCGCCGTTTAGCGACGCGGGCTTCCGGCGGGCCGTTTCGAGCGCCATCAACACCAAGGAAGTCGCCCAAAAAGCCTACGCGGGGGCCGTTCCCGCCGCCGCACCCTCGGCCATTATTCCGGCCCAGCAAGACAAGTGGCTTTCGGCCAGCACCAAGAGTATGGGGGGCAAATACGACCCCGCCGCCGCTGACGCCGCCCTCACCGCCGCTGGCTACAAGAAAAACGCCCAGGGTGTGCGCCTCGGCAAAGACGGCAAGCCGCTGCCGAACTACCGCATTTTGGTGGGCGCGGGCTGGACTGATTTCATTACCATGGCGCAGGTGATCGGCGACAACCTCAAGCAACTCGGCATCAACACCCAGATCGACCAGCAAGCTTGGGCAGGCTATTCCGGCAGCATGCAGAGCGCCACCTACGACATGGGCATCAGTTGGGGCTGGGGCAACGGCCCGACGCCGTATTACCTCTTTTATCAGTCGTTTGCTCCCGAACTCAGCGCCGCTGCCGGTAAGACCGCGCCCAGCAACTTGTCGCGCTACACCAACCCTGACGTTACCAAAGCGCTGCAAACCTTCCGCTCGACCAGCGACTTGGCAACTCAGAAAAAAGCCGTGGCTGTGATGGTCAGCGCCGTGCTGAAAGACGTACCCTGGGTGCCGCTGACCGACCGGACGCAGTTTAACTTGTACAACACCTCGCGCTTTACCGGCTTCCCCACCGCCGCCAATCCCTACAACGACGCCAGCCCCGACGACAGCATCGGCGCACGCCTGATGTACCTCAACGTCAAGCCCAAGTAA
- a CDS encoding glucosamine-6-phosphate deaminase translates to MVSGAELNIQPDSQALATAAADFIAEQVRANPDLSILVATGNTPMPTYAELARRVRAGELEMNRVVAVQLDEYLGVAEDDPRSLWSWMLRSFVEPLGIRRTVKLEDPRTFEAAIAALGGLDLAILGLGPNGHLGFNEPPSPADAPTRVLELTPESLASNAAYWGELPVPRQAITAGMDIILAARKTLLLVSGAHKRAVLRSALEDGPTPDLPASLLRRTPLTVVADEAAWV, encoded by the coding sequence ATGGTCAGCGGCGCGGAGCTCAACATTCAGCCGGATTCGCAAGCGCTGGCCACCGCCGCCGCCGACTTTATCGCCGAGCAGGTTCGCGCCAACCCGGATTTGAGCATTTTGGTCGCCACCGGCAACACCCCCATGCCGACTTACGCCGAGTTGGCGCGGCGGGTGCGGGCCGGTGAGTTGGAGATGAACCGTGTGGTAGCGGTGCAGCTCGACGAATACCTGGGCGTGGCGGAAGACGACCCGCGCAGTTTGTGGAGCTGGATGCTCAGGTCGTTCGTGGAGCCGCTGGGTATTCGCCGCACCGTCAAGCTGGAAGACCCACGTACTTTTGAAGCGGCTATTGCCGCGCTCGGCGGGCTCGACTTGGCGATTTTGGGACTGGGGCCAAACGGACACCTCGGCTTCAACGAACCGCCCAGCCCCGCTGACGCACCGACCCGCGTGCTGGAGTTGACGCCCGAAAGTTTGGCAAGCAACGCCGCTTACTGGGGCGAGCTGCCGGTGCCGAGACAGGCCATCACCGCCGGAATGGACATTATTCTGGCAGCCCGGAAAACCCTGCTGCTGGTCAGCGGAGCGCACAAACGCGCCGTCTTGCGCTCAGCGCTGGAAGATGGGCCAACTCCCGATTTGCCTGCCTCGCTGCTGCGGCGCACCCCGCTAACGGTCGTCGCGGACGAGGCCGCTTGGGTATGA